Proteins encoded by one window of Mariniplasma anaerobium:
- a CDS encoding sensor domain-containing diguanylate cyclase yields MRITKRVFTDLAIYMMGFGVIIGVIFLIFIELIGIPSEYIDTVFIMSCLSAGLFVGLINIFIVRGVVGKRLKILSDSMTYVNKNLHNASELSDSECMGKCMITVDSQDVIGEASESFNELVKSFLTILKSESSIRNFTEIFTNELDLEKLSEKALEHLIGYSESSAGVVLIDKGGEIEVSSSHLIKNPEDLTNLEVIHKCFSSRKRILFDLSEDVIIEAGLVDFKPKAILVEPVIYKNNVLGVILLASLKAYDKQVLDELSVYTHGLSLGMHNAIIHDKLEKLAILDPLTKTYNRRFGMDRLKEEFARSVRTVNPLGILMLDIDFFKKVNDTYGHIVGDQVLINISSIIKDNIRKGDILVRYGGEEFLAILPGASIEGLKRVSEKIRRYVEEHTVQYNNQNINVTISIGGTSYPEFDIDDIEKLVEQADTNLYFSKENGRNKATIK; encoded by the coding sequence ATGAGAATAACAAAAAGAGTTTTTACTGATTTAGCAATCTATATGATGGGATTTGGAGTAATAATTGGAGTCATATTTCTTATATTTATAGAACTAATTGGTATCCCTTCAGAATATATTGACACTGTATTTATCATGTCTTGCTTGTCTGCAGGTCTATTTGTTGGATTAATTAACATATTTATTGTGCGAGGTGTTGTCGGGAAAAGATTAAAAATTCTATCTGATAGCATGACCTATGTAAATAAAAATCTACATAATGCTAGTGAATTAAGTGATAGTGAATGCATGGGTAAATGTATGATTACAGTTGATAGCCAGGATGTTATTGGTGAAGCTAGTGAATCCTTTAATGAATTAGTTAAATCGTTTTTGACTATCTTAAAAAGCGAATCATCAATTAGAAATTTCACTGAAATATTCACTAATGAATTAGACTTAGAAAAATTATCTGAAAAAGCATTAGAACATTTGATTGGCTATTCCGAATCTTCTGCTGGAGTTGTACTTATTGACAAAGGTGGAGAAATCGAAGTCTCTAGTTCACATTTAATAAAAAATCCTGAAGACTTAACTAATCTTGAAGTTATTCATAAATGTTTTTCTTCTAGGAAGCGTATATTGTTTGATTTATCAGAAGATGTTATCATTGAAGCAGGTCTTGTAGATTTTAAACCAAAAGCTATTTTAGTTGAACCAGTCATCTATAAAAATAATGTATTAGGGGTTATTTTACTTGCTTCATTAAAAGCATATGATAAGCAAGTACTAGATGAACTCAGTGTATATACACATGGATTATCATTAGGTATGCATAATGCAATTATTCATGATAAATTAGAAAAATTAGCTATCCTAGATCCTTTAACAAAGACATATAACCGTAGATTTGGTATGGATAGATTAAAAGAAGAGTTTGCTAGATCTGTTCGCACAGTTAATCCATTAGGTATTTTAATGTTAGATATCGATTTCTTTAAAAAAGTTAATGATACCTATGGTCATATTGTTGGAGATCAAGTGTTAATTAATATTTCTAGTATTATCAAAGATAATATCCGTAAAGGAGATATTTTAGTTAGATATGGTGGAGAAGAATTTCTTGCTATTCTACCAGGAGCATCAATCGAAGGTTTGAAAAGGGTCTCTGAGAAGATTAGAAGATATGTTGAAGAGCATACTGTACAATATAATAATCAAAATATTAATGTAACAATATCAATTGGCGGTACTAGTTATCCTGAATTTGATATTGATGACATTGAAAAATTAGTAGAACAAGCTGATACTAATTTATATTTTTCAAAAGAAAACGGAAGAAATAAAGCGACTATAAAATAG